The following nucleotide sequence is from Cottoperca gobio chromosome 20, fCotGob3.1, whole genome shotgun sequence.
AGAATGCACAAGGGTCACTTCCTGTTGCTAACGATAATGATGACGAATGGCCTGCCGGGCCGCTTGGTCACAAGATTAGCTTTCGTCGATACCATATTCCCAAATTGTCCTCACAGTATTTGCTGACAGAAATATTGGTTACTGTAACCGATGGTGGGAATTGAATCCTATTGGCTTATCCATGGTGTCATTAGCATACAAGGATGAATGAGCGGCCGTGATTAGATTCTGTGCGCCATCGGAGTCCAGTCAGGTTTCAGCAGCAATCGAAAATGAGCTCTGTGGGAAGACGTTCAATGATTTTGTTGTGCAGAGTGAAGTCCAGGATTCATACTGTATGACCCACAGAGACTTTTCATATGCATGTTAATCTGGTCATTGAAAACATAAACAGGAACATCAGCCAGGATTACTTTTAGAATGAATTTAGTCGCTATTTGATTTTAGCGAGGTGACAGCGAGGCGCTGAATGTGGAGGTGATACACTGTGAGATCCATCACCATAGGGCACCATTGATCTTACAATTTGTGATCTggtttacatatttaaatgtctgtaaGATGGTAGAAGGCCCAATATTGTACGTTGCTGCTGAGTGACTATCACTGTGAGCGTAGATGTTCTCTGTAGTTGACTGTTATATATGAACGTCTCCTTGGGCTGGTTTCTCCTCATCTGTGTacactaaatataaaaaggaaataaaaataacgCAAGTGTGCAGACGTCAGTTCCGCAAGGTAGAACGGAGTCTAAATAGTTTTGACAGTATGTTTATGCATCTTAACCGAATATTGCctgaaataacaaatattaatgtttatgttctgtatgtaattattgttgTAACATTGTTTTAATGCTGCTTGTTATGTCTTTTCAAACGAAAAACCAGGAAGTAGATGAAGAAGATTGTGATCATGCACAGCTCTGACTGCACTCTGGGATATCAGGCAACATTCTATTAAATAACATGCAGAAGAAAAGATGATGCagtcatttcattttatggTTGGATGAAACCCAAACTAAACTTCAGGCATAATGGAAAGTGCTCAGCACCAAAGCAACGgaggaaacaataaataaaacctgcGGCAGAATGCCACAAACTTTAGGCGGGGTGTTCCAACAAGACCTCAGGCATAAGGGCCAAATCACCTCTGCAATAGCTGCAACACAACAATGTGGAGGTCTTTGAGCCAAAagtgaacatttgttttctgtctaaCTTCAATGTGGttgaaaaaaatctaaaaggAAGAATGGGAGAAAATCCAAAAGTGCTAAACTGACACAATCTGTATAAAGTAAAGCTCCACATATAACCAGAATATATCACTGCAAAATATCATTCTacaaaataatgtcattttacTAGAAGACATCACTTTATCCCTAAACACTAATCATGACTTTCATAGTCCAGAAGTTGAAACACAGGTTGTAAAGACTACTGCACATGTTGTGACTGCAGGTCACTGAGTCCAGGATGGTGCTGCGTCTCTCTCACTGTTCCTGCATTCTTCACATCAGTTAGATTAAGCACATTTTCTATTGATTGGCTCCTAAATTGCTGTGCGATACAAGACAAATAATCCCATTTCAAGTTTCAATACTTGTTTCTAATGGTTTCCAGACCATTCCAGGCAGGAATGGATCACAATTAGTTCAGCATTTAGCAGCCAAGAGTTGCCGTGCATGCACGAGCGTGATTCTGGGCTTAACAGTTGCTGCCTGCGCTGCGTTTGACATTTCCATTCTCTGGACACCTTCCTTTGTGCTGTCCGTGGGGATGTTAGTTCAGGCACCTGTAGAAGGAGACATCCAGTCACTGTACGTGCACATTAAGCCAGCTGCAAGTGTAGAATTTAATTAGAATGAAAAGCGTAGGAATTTATTTGTGTCTCTCTGACACAAAAGTGCTGctcagagagacggagagaccgAGCTCTCACACTACAGCCCTTTCACAACGGAGCAGTGACCAAGAAAAGGATCcagtttgacatttgacaaCACGGATCTGACTTTGGCTTTAAGTCTGTCTGACGGCTTGACTTTTGAAAGAAAGAGTGTACATGTGTTACACGCTGTGAAACGGCATCGACTGCAACATCTTTCAGCCAGAAACTCTGAAGCTCCAGATTTCTAACATGTTTAAATGCAATTTTAGAACATTTTGTCATCAttcaagagaagaaaacaacaacaactgcagtTCAGACACTGAAAGCCGTGTCTAAACAGTGACAACCTGGGAGCCAATACTTACACATGACCAATGTTCTGGTATGAATGGCAAAATGGGAGAATATGTATGTTCCTTTCCACTGTTATCTTAAGCATTATTGAACACTGCCGTCTTACACCAAGCTAAGCTTTGAAATCTGACATCCGAACAGTTTACAACGTCTGCATGTGCCTGTTATTGACCATCAAAAGAACTTGTTAGATTAGACAAAAGGTGCTCCGAAGGCTGATTACTGTCGAGTAAAGGGCAATACGTTactaaaggtccagtgtgttgGCTCCTTGTGCTTCCTGGACACTATTATTTCTTCTGTGACAGCTTTCATCTTCAGAagtttctgctgtttgtgtttgtactttacACTGATCACATGCATCATTTAACCTGTCTCaagttaaatagaatacaaagcTTATTAAGTTGCTGTTTCTTTGGTTTTGCTTTGGATGCGTGAatctatttttcttcttctcatagGCTCAGAATCTTGCAATAGTTCATCCAAGTGGAAACCAGAGGCGAGACGTTTGAAGTAGAAAATGTGCTTCGGCCATTATTCACTCTTATCCAAACTGACAGACAATGCCCTTGATTTGTAGACACTATAGCTTGTGATTCATTTCCAATGTGTTCATTACAGAGTGGGTTCACATTTGTACTGATGACACTGAAACAAATGAACACCATATTTCAAACGATGAACGGGTGTGAAGGATGAATTATCATCCAACGTCTTCAGGAACCTACTGTATGTGTAATTATGAACTGCTGTGTAATTAGAATGCAGAAATGGTGCTTTATGCTATAAGACACATTCACATAATTATGGCTTGAATTCAATGCACACTGACCAAGCACGGTCCGGTGTCTACTTTAGTTACATGAAGGTTTAATCAACACATTGTCCTTGCTTTGACCTGGGAGTAACACAATATTCCACTAAATAATGCACCTACAGAAAGGGATTTTTTGAAAAAATAAGTACGTATAAATGTATCAACATTATTGGTACCAAAGCAATAAGTAGTTTAGAAGTTAAATGTCAAAACTGAAATGCAAATCATGTTAACgacaaatattaatttgtataaatatagttttttttttttaaatacatttgtataacATTAGTTATGACTTCAATAGGTACTGAGAAatctttttaaagttatatttgtattttgttttaaagaatttatattaatttataaataaagttgttatggTGGCCTTCAATAAGACCCAACATCCAGTTTCTATAATAAATATCAGTATTTTCAGTATTAGTACAGACATAACTGTGGTGATGTTGACACATGCTTAGTCAGGACTCATGACACATGGAACAGTCAAACCATTTATTACAGTTCCTATTTGTTCAATAACGAATGTAGTTGGTAAACAATTCTCCTGGTCTCACTCTAAAAGAAAGTGAATCAATGACTGATCAGTGACAAACTACATGTTTTATTGAATACACCACTGACACATTGTTAAACCGAGCCATCAAACTATtaactttcaaaaataaaaacctaatgtTCACAACTCTTTTGGATACAGCAAAGTCATTAATCTCCAGGAAAGAAAATACTTTCTACAAATAATAGCATTTGCTGTTTTGTAGAATGCTGTAGAACTATGAATGCAGTTGGTGGTTTCTGGCAACAGTGTGTGCTAGTTTTAAACCGAAACAATAAGCCAATTAAGTTTGttattaaaaactgaaaacCAGCCAATGTGAAACACCTCATGCCTGACTGCAGCTACTCCAAGTCAATATATCAGTTTAAACCTGATTAATGTATCAGAATATCAGATGTCTGCAGCATGGCTTTgaatttatttaacattttgtaaaacttGTGGTGAAACCTGCCTCTCTGCTTTACAGAGATACACACTCACCTCAAACTATTCATCAGTCAGGAGACTTCAAGTTTAAAGTAATGCTCAAATGTTTTCCACCAATAAAACCTAAATattagaacaaaaaaaacaatcttcaaCTCTTTTGACGATTGTTGAAGGgattaatatttcaaaaacCAAACACCGAAGGATGTgctgctcttctctgtctgcAACTGTAAAGTAGTAAGTAAGAACAATATTAGTAAAAGTAAAGTTGGGTCATTAAAACTTCTTCTTTTCCCTATTTTCTGAAATTCTATAGACGATATGATTAATCGATACATTACTAGTTAGTTTCAGCACTCAGGATTACTGCACTGTTTTGGTGTAAATGGGTAATACATCATGTAAGTGAGGTTAAAAAGATGTTACGGAtgtgcattgttcctcttctaATTTAGGCGTCAACTTCtgtattgtgaaaataaaaagcataatcacaacaacataaacaatTCCAAActaaaaatatgtattgtaGTTCACAAATTGATTGTAGAGCGCATGTGTTTGTGTCGACTCAAATTAACCAAACGTTTTATAACTTTAGCCTAAAGAGATGCATCAAATACCTAACGTTGTATGAACACGTGTAGCCTATGTATAGCTGTCACCTTATAGTTTTTAGATATGGATTATTTACCACACTGGTCAAAGACACAGTCATTGCTCCACTTCCTCCAAAACTCTCAGTGACTGATATTAATACAAGGACTTTGAGTGTGTTGCCTGGTGATTGAACTGGAACACTAAATGTTGATGCTACACTATGACTGAGCTTCACTGCTCCAGTCAGGGATAGAAAAAGTCTTGGACTGTCTTTTATGCTCTCCTATCGTGTAGTCCACGTGGATACATATATGTCTGGCGCTTTCCTCCTTGGGAAACATGCTGATCTCTCCGGTAACCACCGTGTCTTGCACCACATCCACCGGAGCGTCGAGGTACAGCACCGCCTGCTTCCAGTGAGTCTCCGGTTTGAACGGAGACGTGGAGAGCACGAGCGTCTGTGGCTTGTCCGGGCAAGGGAACGTCACcgtgaagaaaacacagaaagcgTTCACTGCAGCCGAGCCGAACGACTCGCACTTGAACTTGCCCTTCACCGACCGCAGCTCCTCCACGGTGACAGAGTACAAGTCGAGCTCGGCGAAGCGGGCCGGATGGGAGAGCACGTCCTCGACGTGCACAGAGTTCACAGTGATGTCGGAGTTCATGATACACGATCTGGCGAAGTCAGACATGCAGGACATGTCGACACCGTACTGGTCTTTGACGGTGTACCAGAAATGTAAGCGGTCCTCTACCACCGTGTCGCTGATGTGTGCGATGTAGAGCTCGGCTTTGCTGGGCAGGATGATGCCGCCCGGCTTCAGCCACTTGTCGCGCGCGTAGAGGACCGAGTTTAGCATGGACTCGTGCAGGAGGGCATAACCCATCCACTCGCTCACGATCACCTCCACCTTCTCCGGTAGGTCTACCGTCTCCACAGTGCCTCGAATGACTTCAATTTTGTCCTCCATGTTGTTCTGTTTCACTATGTTCACCGCCTGCTCGGCGATAGAACAGGCTTCAACGGCATAGACTTTCTTAGCCCCAGCTTGAACACAGAACATGCTTAAAACACCGGTTCCTGCACCGACGTCCAGGACAACTTTACCCCGTATGAACTCACTGTTCTTTAGTATCGCCATCCGGTACGTGTTTGTTCGGACGTGGTCCGCTATCATTTCTTCGTGGATAGTCACATCAGTATAGCTGTCAAAGTACAGTCTGTCCTGCCGGGTTTTatccaattttcttttcttcacgaCATGAGACATCTTCTCGGCTCTTGTGCTACAACCTCAATGTTTTTGTTGCGATACTTCCGCATTGTGAAATCTGGAACTTGTAGTTTCCCACCGCACACAATAGGAGAAGCACGTGTTTAAAAAGACTACAATTCCCACAACCAAACGAAAGTGACGCAGTGGTCGAAGTGCTGCATTGATCGTCAGGGGGGACATGGTACACATGAACTTCTACTGGGTTTATAAGAGAGTAATGACAAACggcccctctctctttctccacctgTAATGTTCTCATAATACAACAATTATTAGCACTTTTAGAGAACCTACATTGAAATGCATTAACACTAATTGGACATTGGGGAACTCCCTGTTATTATAAGTCTGTATTAATGATTCATAATGATTGCCCCCTGGGTTTATTTTCATGAGGCTAGTGTTTTATTATAAGATACATTACAGTTGAAATTATACAGAGCTGTGATTTTTCCAGGAATTGGGACAATAACTAGAGCTACATGAAGTTAAGgtgatattaaataatattcacCTGATAATTCAATTACCTCCACTTTTGAGTATTcgaaatgtttatattttaatactttatattttgttttgaataacttaataataacttttttctttccctttcttccctcgtcttAACCCCTCCCCCtacttcccctactattgtaaagcggctttgaggtctcgaaaagcgctatataaattcaatttttattattattattattgttattattattattattattattattattattattattattattattattattcaattgTCTATAATAAATGTGCTTCTGTGAAGCATTCACTGATTTTTGGACAGTGAgagacaaaacatattttttcaaatCATTTCAGGCATTTATGCAATATTCCATAATAGAAAAAGCAGGCctctaataaatgttttattttttggatgACAGGATAATAATTGGTTGTGTACAAATAATAACCCTTATTGTTGGAGCTCTGTCTCTTTCAAAAATGGTATAGAATTGTCATATTTTGTGCTACATTTGGTTAAATTGAAGGCAGCTGTTCTTGGTACCTTTAGCTCCAGTGTGTCGCTGATATATGCTAAAAAGACTCAAATTATTACTGCTCCGTTCAGTAACATTGAAAAgtgtttaaagttatttttctggCAAGTCCCTGTTTACAGTCAGGGTGGTTCAGGAGCTATAGCCATTTTAATGTGTGCATACATACAAGCAATTTTAGAATCATAAAGCAGacgtgtaaatgtgtaaatgtgtaaaatcgGACTTTTGTCGTCACACTCCTTGTTGTTTATAATGACGGAGATTCTACTTACAAGTAAGAGTTCCGTGCAGAAAGCTGGAGCCACCTGATCCTCTTCATCACCGCATGCTAAAAAGATAAGACATTTTAGTTGTAACCTCTTACTTTCATTTGGGCTTATCAATACACAAATGCATTTCATGTTAATAGTACTGTATAGTGCAACTCTAAGATTACAGAATTTATTTTCCAGGAAAGACTTTGAACTGTGCACCACACGATGCAAGACGCTGTATCAGATTCTTGATACGGTATCTTCTTGTCATGTTGCCTTTGCGAGGTTTTACGAGTACATCTGTGAGAAGCAATACATTATCTGCATCATTTAACTCTCTATAATTAATATGGGGGTCCACTCATCTATAGTGGATCTACTATACAGTTTCTCCTAACAAGCTGCACAACACAGCATCGCCATTACCAGTTCTGAGCTTTCCCCAAAGTTATGGCAGGCAGAACACAGCTGCCTGTGGctcagctctcctctcttctagaCGGTCCTATGGGACCCTCTGCACTCTGTTTCAGAGATCTTTGGCAAAAGATACTGGACAAATGAGCAGGAGCTGTATCCCATTTCATAAAGATGAGAAAAACCAAGAAGGAAGCAGTAGTTTTGAGAGGAGAAAGATGCTCGATATTTTGTAGTTTCCAAGACTCTCTTTTAAAGCAAGAAGACAGCACAGTGTAATGCTGAATGTGTGAAACAATAGCATTGCACAATAAGAAGAAAACTTTGCtggcaaatgtgtgtttgtgggtgggTGCATTCACATTATCACGCTTC
It contains:
- the prmt6 gene encoding protein arginine N-methyltransferase 6, which produces MSHVVKKRKLDKTRQDRLYFDSYTDVTIHEEMIADHVRTNTYRMAILKNSEFIRGKVVLDVGAGTGVLSMFCVQAGAKKVYAVEACSIAEQAVNIVKQNNMEDKIEVIRGTVETVDLPEKVEVIVSEWMGYALLHESMLNSVLYARDKWLKPGGIILPSKAELYIAHISDTVVEDRLHFWYTVKDQYGVDMSCMSDFARSCIMNSDITVNSVHVEDVLSHPARFAELDLYSVTVEELRSVKGKFKCESFGSAAVNAFCVFFTVTFPCPDKPQTLVLSTSPFKPETHWKQAVLYLDAPVDVVQDTVVTGEISMFPKEESARHICIHVDYTIGEHKRQSKTFSIPDWSSEAQS